A genomic region of Choristoneura fumiferana chromosome 15, NRCan_CFum_1, whole genome shotgun sequence contains the following coding sequences:
- the LOC141435646 gene encoding uncharacterized protein has protein sequence MNTRSKTKRLLTPAKSARVSVSRSDSGAPAAGGLGRFTNLDPIATVATDTPVAPISKSPETPRECIVEQSNVPLSSRSHASSSRSSATIKARRLSMEAQLARRSMEREQQLYERKLNHERKLLEEMQRVEKLEAEASLAAQEVEERSTRTKILCV, from the exons ATGAACACGCGATCAAAAACAAAGCGGCTGTTGACACCAGCAAAATCCGCTCGCGTATCGGTATCGCGCTCGGACTCTGGAGCGCCAGCCGCGGGTGGGCTCGGTCGGTTCACAAACTTGGACCCCATCGCGACCGTAGCCACTGATACACCCGTAGCGCCCATTTCCAAGAGTCCCGAGACGCCTCGCGAGTGCATTGTTGAACAAAGTAATGTTCCTCTAAGTTCCAGGTCACATGCGTCGTCTTCGCGATCGTCAGCCACAATAAAGGCTCGTCGACTGTCCATGGAAGCCCAATTGGCGCGCCGTAGTATGGAACGTGAGCAGCAGTTATACGAACGTAAACTCAACCACGAACGTAAGCTTCTCGAAGAAATGCAGCGAGTAGAAAAACTTGAGGCGGAGGCATCACTCGCAGCACAGGAAGTGGAGGAACGATCCACTCGTACG AAAATCTTGTGCGTTTGA